A stretch of Hypomesus transpacificus isolate Combined female chromosome 7, fHypTra1, whole genome shotgun sequence DNA encodes these proteins:
- the gpr22a gene encoding G-protein coupled receptor 22 translates to MLNVLLRWRKYSREGIMHTPPVLTSEATMSNMTVYDIAEPSDHSLTPPIAPYPLSFQVSLTGFLLLEIVLGLSSNLTVLVLYCMQQNLVSSVSNIVTMNLHVLDVLVCVACIPLTTVVVLLPLGADTALIDCFHEACVSFASVATAANVLAITVDRYDISVRPANRVLTMGRAAALLGSIWALSFLSFLVPFMEVGFFSHLDSDYGFNQTTVLPENEYTTEQGLYYHLLAQIPIFFFTAVVMLVTYYKILQALNIRIGTRFQHNPPKKKPKKKKTISLTTAPQAESTDASQSSAGVRGGGNTPLGMRTSVSMIIALRRAVKRHRERRERQKRVFRMSLLIISTFLLCWTPITVLNTVILSAGPSDVTVRLRLGFLVMAYGTTIFHPLLYAFTRQKFQKVLKSKMKKRVVSVVEADPTPNNVVIHNSWIDPKRNKKVTFEETDVRQKCLSSVDVE, encoded by the exons ATGCTCAATGTACTCCTGAGGTGGAGAAAGTATTCACGGGAGGG AATAATGCATACCCCCCCTGTGCTGACCTCTGAAGCCACCATGAGCAACATGACTGTCTATGACATTGCGGAACCCTCCGACCACTCTCTGACCCCACCCATTGCACCCTACCCTCTCAGTTTCCAG GTGTCTCTGACTGGGTTCCTGCTGCTGGAGATTGTCCTGGGTCTGAGCTCCAACCTCACCGTGCTGGTTCTCTACTGCATGCAACAGAACCTGGTCAGCTCCGTCTCCAACATAGTCACCATGAACCTCCACGTTCTTGACGTTCTG gtgtgtgtggcgtgcatCCCTCTGACGACCGTGGTGGTACTCCTCCCCTTGGGAGCTGACACGGCCTTGATTGACTGCTTCCACGAGGCCTGCGTCTCCTTCGCCAGCGTGGCCACCGCCGCCAACGTCCTGGCCATCACCGTGGACCGCTACGACATCTCCGTCCGCCCCGCGAACCGTGTGCTGACCATGGGCCGGGCAGCAGCCCTCTTGGGCTCTATTTGGGCTCTGTCATTCCTCAGTTTCCTGGTGCCCTTCATGGAGGTGGGCTTCTTCAGCCATTTGGACTCAGACTATGGCTTTAACCAGACTACCGTGCTCCCTGAAAATGAGTATACCACAGAACAGGGACTGTACTACCACCTGCTAGCCCAGATTCCCATATTCTTCTTCACAGCTGTGGTCATGCTGGTCACATACTACAAAATCCTCCAGGCACTGAACATTCGCATAGGCACACGCTTCCAACACAACCCACCCAAGAAGAagcccaagaagaagaaaacaatcTCCTTGACCACGGCCCCACAGGCCGAGTCTACGGACGCGTCCCAGAGCAGCGCGGGGGTCAGGGGCGGAGGGAACACACCATTGGGTATGCGGACATCAGTGTCCATGATCATTGCGTTGCGGAGGGCGGTGAAACGCCACCGGGAGCGGCGGGAACGGCAGAAGCGCGTCTTTAGGATGTCACTCCTCATCATCTCCACCTTTCTGCTGTGCTGGACACCGATCACAGTGCTCAACACGGTTATCCTAAGTGCTGGCCCCAGCGACGTCACTGTCAGGCTGAGGTTAGGATTCCTTGTCATGGCGTATGGGACCACCATCTTCCATCCACTGCTCTACGCCTTCACCAGGCAGAAGTTCCAGAAGGTTCTGAAGAGCAAGATGAAGAAGAGGGTGGTGTCAGTGGTGGAGGCTGACCCAACTCCTAACAACGTGGTGATCCATAACTCTTGGATCGACCCCAAGAGGAACAAAAAGGTCACCTTTGAGGAAACGGATGTCAGGCAGAAGTGCCTATCCTCTGTGGATGTGGAATAA